The Ascochyta rabiei chromosome 5, complete sequence genome has a segment encoding these proteins:
- a CDS encoding microtubule integrity protein mal3, with protein MGESRQELVAWLNNLLQLNITKVEQCGTGAALCQVFDSIFYDVPMSRVKFNANTEYAYLQNFKVLQNTFAKHQIDKPIRVESLVKCKMQDNLEFLQFVKQYWDQHFPGHEYDPVARRGAKAVTGGGAPASRAAPAAARRAPAASNTAAPRTRTPLAASGGAASAALREENTQLKETVSGLERERDFYFSKLRDIELLIQQAMEADPELEKDEGLLKQIQNILYSTEEGFEIPAEGAEGAEEETF; from the exons ATGGGCGAGTCAAG GCAGGAACTGGTCGCATGGCTCAATAACCTGCTGCAGCTCAACATCACCAAAGTCGAACAATGCGGGACAGG CGCAGCGCTATGCCAGGTCTTCGACAGCATCTTCTACGATGTGCCCATGTCGAGGGTCAAGTTCAACGCAAACACAGAATATGCATACCTGCAGAATTTCAAAGTCCTGCAGA ACACATTCGCCAAGCACCAGATCGACAAGCCCATCCGCGTCGAGTCGCTCGTCAAGTGCAAGATGCAGGACAACCTCGAGTTCCTGCAATTCGTCAAGCAGTACTGGGACCAGCACTTCCCCGGCCACGAGTACGACCCTGTCGCCCGTCGCGGAGCAAAGGCAGTGACGGGTGGCGGCGCACCCGCGTCTCGTGCTGCACCTGCCGCTGCCAGGAGAGCGCCCGCCGCCAGCAACACCGCCGCCCCGCGAACGCGAACGCCGCTCGCTGCCTCAGGAGGCGCAGCAAGTGCAGCTCTCCGCGAAGAGAACACACAACTCAAGGAGACCGTGTCTGGCCTGGAGCGCGAGCGCGACTTCTACTTCAGCAAGCTGAGGGACATAGAACTGCTCATCCAGCAAGCCATGGAGGCCGACCCTGAGCTCGAGAAGGACGAGGGGCTCCTCAAGCAGATCCAGAACATCCTCTACTCGACTGAGGAGGGCTTCGAGATCCCCGCGGAGGGCGCCGAGGGCGCCGAGGAGGAGACATTTTAG
- a CDS encoding DNA-binding proteins Bright/BRCAA1/RBP1 and proteins containing BRIGHT domain: MATMVQKPISNIAAAFAAQQASYNIPVPHDGVLAASTAALPTPPSSISPTLSAHKRRPAMPIAGRVDTPETMDFDLQDAVEHAAAQDQPSALSKEALAGLDATRQITAAMLAKHHLPAIIVGHGAMPIREMMAHLTHSVPGFSGLAPAKARRLVVAALEHRAGGGMHGEVKFEKVGWGRWSVAGSSQPRGGSGATPPASVGSTASGLQIPKLRQERDTYQGSWNAGSWSPPHKMDEDEEMADQMSLDGSDDSADSDSASDMDLGEDLDDDTDQEDWSTMGPQVSRETRRGPRREHRDYNYLSRTQSSNPRFRSTSTQGHSLPQGGFQGYTSSRTPVMSGTPLPSLKFTASPGVSGSGAERDAIEALIAMGSMPRS, from the coding sequence ATGGCTACCATGGTTCAAAAGCCCATCTCCAACATCGCTGCGGCCTTTGCTGCTCAGCAGGCCTCCTACAACATCCCCGTTCCCCACGACGGCGTCCTCGCGGCCTCGACAGCCGCTCTCCCCACGCCTCCGTCGTCGATATCCCCCACGCTCTCCGCCCACAAGCGCAGGCCGGCCATGCCAATCGCCGGGAGAGTAGACACGCCCGAAACCATGGACTTCGACCTGCAGGACGCGGTTGAGCACGCTGCGGCGCAAGACCAGCCCTCGGCCTTGTCCAAAGAGGCGCTCGCCGGCCTCGACGCCACGCGTCAGATCACGGCCGCCATGTTGGCCAAACACCACTTGCCTGCCATCATTGTCGGCCACGGCGCCATGCCCATCCGCGAGATGATGGCACACCTCACTCACTCGGTCCCCGGCTTCTCTGGACTGGCACCCGCCAAAGCGAGGCGGCTCGTAGTCGCAGCGCTGGAACACCGCGCAGGTGGCGGTATGCATGGTGAGGTCAAGTTTGAAAAGGTTGGCTGGGGCAGGTGGAGCGTCGCGGGTTCGTCGCAGCCTCGCGGTGGCAGTGGAGCAACACCACCAGCCAGCGTGGGCAGCACTGCGAGCGGACTGCAAATCCCCAAGCTGCGCCAGGAGCGCGACACGTACCAGGGCAGCTGGAATGCTGGCTCGTGGTCGCCGCCTCACAAGAtggacgaagacgaagaaatGGCCGATCAAATGTCGCTGGACGGCTCCGACGACAGCGCCGACTCCGACTCCGCCTCCGACATGGACCTCGGCGAAGATCTGGATGATGACACCGACCAAGAAGACTGGTCCACGATGGGCCCACAGGTTTCGCGGGAGACCCGCCGCGGCCCGCGTCGCGAACACCGTGACTACAACTACCTAAGCCGCACGCAGTCGAGCAACCCGCGCTTCCGCAGCACCTCGACACAAGGCCACTCGCTGCCGCAAGGCGGATTCCAGGGTTATACTTCGTCTCGCACCCCGGTCATGAGTGGCACCCCTCTTCCGTCTCTCAAATTTACTGCATCTCCTGGAGTCAGTGGTTCAGGCGCTGAGCGCGATGCAATCGAAGCCCTCATCGCTATGGGCTCTATGCCTCGCAGCTAG
- a CDS encoding DNA topoisomerase — MRVLCVAEKPSIAKAVANHLGGRVTTDSVRGMQWVKNYRFDFRFQQWGQCDVTFTCVAGHIVANEFPDRYRKWHACSPSDLFDAPIQSTIAEGKKAVASNIESQARGSQILFIWTDCDREGEHIGTEIRDIALKVNPRLRVYRARFSNIERAHVIQASQNPIQLDDAQANAVAARIELDLRLGAAFTRMQTLALQNLIPTHGDERGKLISYGSCQFPTLGFVVDRYLRVRSFVPEPFWYIKVHHTKDDVEVKFNWRRGHLFDRMAVTLVFEKCLISKTAKVIKMAKKPTKKWKPLPLTTVELQKMGSRFLRMTSQDVMKVAEDLYTKGWISYPRTETDQFDRGMDLRNLVSRQTQDGQWGTFAQALMSGGFNQPRNGRNNDKAHPPIHPVNYVASSALHSENERKVYEFVVRRFLACCSEDAAGEATDIEIDYGAEIFHAHGLRVIARNYLDVYPYDKWESSQQLPHYAVGDVLEPTEANMFDGKTSAPSYLTEPELIALMDVNGIGTDATMAEHIAKIQEREYVIARPKGGVAANAGNGAGRGRGRGRGGGARGGRGGAATGHDGGGGTGTGGVQEFIPTTLGVALIEGYDNVGFETSLSKPFLRKEMEIQMKAICEGRTTRNDVVQQNLEQYRAVFNRTVQQISVLKAAITKYVVQANHG; from the exons ATGAGAGTGCTGTGCGTGGCGGAGAAGCCGTCCATCGCAAAAGCGGTTGCAAATCACCTTGGCGGCCGAGTGACGACG GACAGTGTTCGCGGCATGCAATGGGTCAAAAACTACAGGTTCGACTTTCGTTTCCAGCAATGGGGACAGTGCGATGTTACTTTCACATGCGTTGCGGGCCATATCGTGGCCAACGAGTTCCCCGACCGATATAGGAAATGGCACGCATGTTCGCCTTCAGACCTGTTTGATGCTCCCATACAGAGTACTATCGCAGAG GGCAAGAAGGCTGTGGCAAGCAACATCGAGTCGCAAGCCAGAGGCTCCCAGATTCTGTTCATTTGGACCGATTGTGATCGTGAAGGCGAACACATCGGCACTGAGATACGAGACATCGCTCTGAAGGTGAATCCTAGACTGCGAGTCTACCGTGCACGGTTCAGCAACATCGAAAGAGC ACACGTCATTCAAGCTTCGCAAAACCCCATACAGCTCGACGACGCCCAGGCCAATGCAGTGGCTGCTCGGATTGAACTCGACCTGCGGCTTGGTGCAGCGTTCACACGCATGCAAACATTAGCCCTGCAGAACTTGATCCCTACCCACGGTGACGAACGCGGTAAGCTGATCAGTTACGGGTCCTGCCAGTTCCCGACTCTAGGTTTCGTCGTCGACCGATACCTTCGTGTACGCAGCTTCGTTCCAGAACCTTTCTGGTACATCAAAGTCCATCATACCAAGGACGACGTGGAGGTCAAGTTCAACTGGCGACGGGGCCACTTGTTCGATCGCATGGCCGTCACTCTGGTCTTTGAAAAGTGCTTGATTTCGAAGACTGCCAAAGTCATCAAGATGGCGAAAAAGCCCACCAAGAAGTGGAAACCGCTGCCTCTAACAACAGTCGAGCTGCAGAAGATGGGCAGTAGGTTCCTTCGTATGACGTCGCAAGATGTTATGAAGGTCGCCGAAGATCTCTACACCAAAGGCTGGATCAGCTACCCACGTACCGAAACCGATCAGTTCGACCGGGGAATGGATCTCCGTAACCTCGTCTCAAGGCAAACCCAGGACGGACAGTGGGGTACTTTCGCTCAAGCTCTAATGAGCGGTGGGTTCAATCAGCCACGCAATGGCCGCAACAACGACAAGGCACACCCTCCTATCCACCCTGTCAACTATGTAGCATCCAGCGCTCTCCATAGCGAGAATGAACGCAAGGTTTACGAGTTTGTCGTTCGCCGCTTCCTTGCCTGTTGCTCCGAGGATGCAGCCGGAGAGGCAACCGACATTGAAATCGACTATGGAGCTGAAATCTTCCATGCTCACGGTCTGCGAGTCATTGCAAGAAACTACCTTGATGTGTATCCCTACGACAAGTGGGAGAGCAGTCAGCAATTGCCGCACTATGCGGTAGGCGACGTCTTGGAGCCCACAGAGGCGAACATGTTCGACGGCAAGACTTCAGCACCCAGCTACCTCACCGAGCCGGAGCTCATCGCCTTGATGGATGTCAACGGGATTGGCACGGACGCAACGATGGCGGAGCACATTGCCAAGATTCAAGAGCGTGAGTATGTCATCGCGCGGCCCAAAGGCGGGGTTGCAGCGAACGCTGGCAATGGCGCAGGCAGAGGACGcggacgaggaagaggaggtggTGCTCGAGGAGGCCGAGGCGGCGCAGCCACGGGTCATGACGGAGGTGGGGGTACAGGCACCGGCGGAGTGCAAGAGTTCATTCCGACGACGCTGGGTGTCGCGCTTATCGAAGGCTACGACAATGTGGGCTTTGAGACGAGTCTCAGTAAGCCCTTCTTACGCAAAGAG ATGGAGATTCAGATGAAAGCCATCTGCGAAGGCCGCACGACGCGCAACGACGTGGTGCAACAGAATCTGGAACAGTACCGGGCCGTCTTCAACCGGACTGTGCAGCAGATCAGCGTTCTCAAAGCC GCCATCACCAAGTACGTGGTGCAAGCGAATCACGGGTGA